One genomic segment of Borrelia coriaceae includes these proteins:
- the dnaB gene encoding replicative DNA helicase translates to MAFTSIDTASTLLFNEGAEKAVISSIFYNSGKLEEALLYLKPDDFYNQNHEMIFKAMISLYEKRENIDPITVFEEVSSLTPKSQLLNNFKALTGLQDYLSFLSGYLPTDKTINVYAKIVKEHRIRRDISKISRELNDLANDSTKKVEQFVEESQRQILSIELDCSSKNLNHAKVIAERVHAEIYERSVKKREVNFGIPSGFKKVDNLIGGFRESDFIIIGARPSVGKTAFALNIASSIALRNDKKRKVGFFSLEMTSDALIKRIISSQANIDSFKIQNSILSGHEIKAINDVVNDISNSEFYIEDTANISLLTLATQARKLKRFFGIDILFVDYISLISLETKNIPRHEQVASISKSLKELARELKIPIIALSQLTRDTEGREPSLASLRESGALEQDADIVMLLHRDKDLKSGSDDERLVSAIDTKIIVAKHRNGPTGRVDILFLPHVVKFVNKEHENDY, encoded by the coding sequence GTGGCTTTTACTTCAATAGACACAGCCTCTACACTTCTTTTTAACGAAGGTGCGGAAAAGGCCGTTATTTCGAGTATATTCTATAATTCGGGCAAGTTAGAAGAGGCATTATTATATCTAAAACCGGATGATTTTTATAATCAAAATCATGAAATGATTTTTAAAGCTATGATTTCCCTTTATGAGAAGAGGGAAAATATTGATCCAATAACTGTATTTGAGGAAGTATCTTCCTTAACACCTAAGTCACAGCTTTTAAATAATTTTAAAGCTTTAACAGGATTGCAGGATTATTTGAGTTTTTTATCAGGATATCTTCCAACTGATAAGACTATAAATGTTTATGCAAAAATTGTTAAGGAACACCGCATTAGAAGAGATATTTCCAAGATTTCTAGGGAACTAAATGATTTAGCTAATGATTCTACAAAAAAAGTTGAACAATTTGTGGAAGAATCTCAAAGACAGATTCTTTCAATTGAATTAGATTGTTCTAGTAAAAATCTTAATCATGCAAAAGTTATTGCTGAGAGGGTTCATGCTGAAATATATGAGAGGAGTGTTAAAAAGCGAGAAGTTAATTTTGGTATTCCAAGTGGTTTTAAAAAAGTTGACAATCTGATTGGAGGTTTTAGAGAGAGTGATTTTATTATTATAGGTGCTCGTCCTAGTGTTGGTAAAACCGCGTTTGCACTTAATATTGCATCAAGTATTGCATTGAGGAATGATAAGAAGCGAAAAGTGGGCTTTTTTTCTCTTGAGATGACTTCTGATGCTTTAATTAAAAGGATAATATCTTCTCAAGCTAATATTGATAGTTTTAAGATTCAAAATAGTATTTTATCAGGTCATGAAATTAAGGCAATCAATGATGTTGTAAATGATATTAGTAATTCTGAATTTTATATTGAAGATACTGCTAATATTAGTTTATTAACACTTGCAACTCAAGCCAGGAAGCTTAAGAGATTTTTTGGTATAGATATACTATTTGTTGATTATATTAGTCTTATTTCGCTTGAAACTAAAAATATTCCAAGGCATGAGCAAGTAGCTTCGATTAGCAAATCACTCAAGGAGCTTGCAAGAGAGCTTAAAATTCCAATTATTGCCCTTTCACAACTTACAAGAGATACTGAGGGACGTGAACCCAGTCTTGCTAGTTTAAGAGAATCAGGAGCATTAGAACAAGATGCAGATATTGTTATGTTGCTTCATAGAGATAAAGACTTAAAAAGCGGTTCTGATGATGAGAGATTGGTTAGCGCTATCGATACTAAGATTATTGTGGCTAAACATAGAAATGGGCCTACAGGAAGGGTTGATATATTATTTTTGCCACATGTTGTTAAGTTTGTTAATAAAGAACATGAAAATGATTATTAA
- a CDS encoding thiolase family protein encodes MRKIVIIDGLRSPITKFGGALKGMNIIDVSSDIVRALLARNNIDGVDEVIIGNVISAGLGQNIARQIALKAGLSEVVPAFSVNKVCGSGLKSLELAFNSIALGNSEIILAGGVEDLSNAPYLLPRGVRFDGLKFGDFKIEDLIYKDALVDTPSGTVMGLTAENLAEMHEITRDMQDQFAYNSHQKAIVARDSGYFNDEIYPLSIFDKKTKLKSVVCSDEEIRDNLSLEKLSSLKPVFKEGGTITAGNSSSLDDGACFLILASEDFICKMGIEPLAYIGGFKSVGLNPLHMGFGAFLAIDKIIEKFSLIPSEIDFIEINEAFAAQSLSVLKALRQKYNVQDSIVNVNGGAIALGHPFSVSGARILLTLARLMKINNKSKGIASLCIGGGQGIASFLYR; translated from the coding sequence ATGAGAAAAATAGTGATTATTGATGGACTTAGATCTCCTATTACTAAGTTTGGGGGAGCATTAAAAGGAATGAATATTATTGATGTATCTTCAGATATTGTGAGGGCTTTGCTTGCAAGAAATAATATTGATGGGGTAGATGAGGTTATTATTGGAAATGTAATTTCAGCAGGTCTTGGTCAAAATATTGCTAGGCAGATTGCTTTAAAGGCTGGCTTGAGTGAGGTTGTTCCTGCATTTTCTGTAAACAAAGTTTGTGGTTCAGGACTTAAGTCTTTAGAACTTGCATTTAATTCTATAGCTCTTGGTAATAGTGAAATTATTTTAGCTGGTGGTGTAGAAGATTTGAGTAATGCGCCATATCTTTTGCCAAGGGGTGTTAGATTTGATGGTTTAAAATTTGGTGATTTTAAAATAGAAGACTTGATATATAAGGATGCTTTAGTTGATACCCCAAGTGGTACTGTAATGGGACTTACAGCAGAAAATTTAGCAGAAATGCATGAAATTACAAGAGATATGCAGGATCAGTTTGCATATAATTCTCATCAGAAGGCTATAGTAGCAAGAGATAGTGGCTATTTTAACGATGAAATATATCCTTTGTCGATTTTTGATAAAAAGACAAAACTTAAAAGTGTTGTATGTAGCGATGAAGAGATACGTGATAATTTAAGTTTGGAGAAACTTTCATCTTTAAAACCAGTTTTTAAGGAGGGAGGTACTATTACTGCTGGTAATTCGTCTAGTTTAGATGATGGAGCTTGTTTCTTAATATTGGCAAGTGAAGATTTTATATGCAAGATGGGAATAGAACCTTTAGCTTATATTGGTGGTTTTAAAAGTGTAGGCTTAAATCCTCTTCATATGGGGTTTGGGGCTTTTCTTGCTATTGATAAGATTATAGAAAAATTTAGTTTAATCCCAAGTGAAATTGATTTTATTGAAATAAATGAAGCTTTTGCAGCACAATCGTTAAGTGTTTTAAAAGCTTTACGTCAAAAATATAATGTACAAGATAGTATTGTCAATGTTAATGGAGGAGCTATTGCTTTGGGGCATCCGTTTTCAGTTAGTGGTGCTAGAATTTTGTTAACACTTGCACGTCTTATGAAGATTAATAATAAGTCAAAAGGGATTGCCTCTCTTTGTATTGGGGGTGGTCAGGGTATAGCGTCTTTCTTATATAGATGA
- the rpsR gene encoding 30S ribosomal protein S18: protein MYKDMDSHQRDSRTDGHQDGFKKNTNFRFFKKKTCRFCDLDRVPDYKDFEFLKKFITEQGKILPRRITGTSAKHQRHLALEIKKARYMALLPFVKKY from the coding sequence ATGTATAAAGATATGGATTCTCATCAGCGAGATTCAAGAACTGATGGACATCAAGATGGTTTTAAAAAAAATACTAATTTTAGATTTTTTAAGAAAAAAACATGCAGATTTTGTGATCTGGACAGAGTTCCTGATTATAAAGATTTTGAGTTCCTTAAAAAGTTTATTACAGAACAAGGGAAAATATTACCTAGAAGGATTACAGGTACCTCTGCTAAGCATCAAAGGCATCTTGCATTGGAGATTAAAAAAGCTAGATATATGGCTTTACTTCCTTTTGTGAAGAAGTATTAA
- the rpsF gene encoding 30S ribosomal protein S6: MIKKYEACLLFKSEELEYKVALEEVKKRLTAFDVSDLVENSLGERALEYPIKKQLRGRYEIIEFKMDSNNLKELEGQLKLIKNLLRYMILVKLNKKINVKKVKRRNFREFRDNRDIKEKEPSVSNTDVKIDVKTDGKID; the protein is encoded by the coding sequence ATGATCAAAAAGTATGAAGCATGTTTGTTGTTTAAGAGCGAAGAACTTGAATATAAGGTTGCTTTAGAAGAGGTAAAGAAACGGTTAACAGCTTTTGATGTTAGTGATCTTGTTGAGAATTCTCTTGGTGAGAGGGCATTAGAGTATCCTATTAAGAAGCAGTTGCGTGGTAGGTATGAGATCATAGAATTTAAAATGGATAGTAATAATTTAAAAGAGCTTGAAGGGCAATTAAAACTTATTAAAAATCTGTTAAGGTATATGATCTTAGTTAAGCTTAACAAAAAGATTAATGTCAAGAAAGTTAAGAGAAGAAATTTTAGAGAGTTTAGGGATAATAGGGATATTAAAGAAAAGGAACCATCAGTATCTAATACTGATGTTAAGATCGATGTAAAGACTGATGGAAAAATAGATTGA
- a CDS encoding single-stranded DNA-binding protein, which translates to MADINSLVLSGRLTRDSELTYTESGMAILKFGLANNRRMKRNDEWVDHAQFFDCVIFSKRAEGLSSFLKKGKQVVISGSLRYESWQDKSTGDKKNKYSVWVNDIQMFGSSLNDQGTNNVGFESYKKPDPFTDIGFDDSFDEDIPF; encoded by the coding sequence ATGGCCGACATTAATTCCTTAGTGTTATCTGGTAGGCTTACTAGGGATTCTGAGCTTACTTATACCGAGTCAGGTATGGCTATTCTTAAATTTGGTTTAGCTAATAACAGAAGGATGAAAAGAAATGATGAATGGGTAGATCATGCCCAGTTTTTTGATTGTGTTATTTTTTCCAAGAGAGCTGAAGGTCTTAGTTCTTTTCTTAAGAAGGGAAAGCAAGTTGTAATTAGTGGTTCTTTAAGATATGAGAGTTGGCAAGATAAAAGTACTGGAGACAAGAAGAATAAGTACAGTGTTTGGGTAAATGATATTCAAATGTTTGGGTCGTCTTTGAATGATCAAGGCACTAATAATGTTGGTTTTGAAAGTTATAAGAAACCAGATCCGTTTACGGATATTGGTTTTGATGATAGTTTTGATGAAGATATACCTTTTTAG
- the rplI gene encoding 50S ribosomal protein L9 produces MRVILKEDFVNLGKEGDIVDVRDGFARNYLLPKGFAVFLDKHNVDIFSQKKRAILKRQETRKRMALELKEKLDKVNLEFVMQSNDTGKLFHSISSLNIADELLKLGFEIERKKIDIHNGTLRTFGMYDVTIKLYEGINAVIKVEIKGEAKKTSLKKSKSIEKGV; encoded by the coding sequence ATGAGAGTTATTTTAAAGGAAGATTTTGTTAATCTTGGTAAAGAAGGTGATATTGTTGATGTAAGGGATGGTTTTGCAAGGAATTATTTACTACCAAAAGGTTTTGCTGTTTTTTTAGATAAACATAATGTTGATATTTTTAGTCAAAAGAAGCGAGCCATACTTAAGAGACAAGAAACAAGAAAGAGAATGGCTCTTGAACTTAAAGAAAAGCTTGATAAGGTTAATTTAGAGTTTGTAATGCAGTCTAATGATACTGGAAAGTTATTTCATAGTATTAGTAGCTTAAATATTGCCGATGAGCTTTTAAAGCTTGGATTTGAGATTGAGAGAAAAAAAATAGATATACATAATGGTACATTAAGGACTTTTGGAATGTATGATGTGACTATTAAGCTTTATGAGGGGATTAATGCCGTTATTAAAGTTGAGATAAAAGGGGAAGCTAAAAAAACTTCTCTTAAAAAGTCTAAGAGTATTGAAAAGGGAGTTTAG